In Anaerolineales bacterium, the following are encoded in one genomic region:
- a CDS encoding rhomboid family intramembrane serine protease has protein sequence MTQPAPGSDARPPEEPQSVQVEVRNRQGQRPWVVYALLATTISVFLLQLGTQDPRLAINGMACGNLPTCIGVKINQLILEGQWWRLITPILLHGSLLHLGFNMYALYVLGPEVEHHYGHLTFLVLYLLSGFSGVVLSFMFTVQPSLGASSSIFGMLAAHAVFVFRNRNIFGVQGQAVMRSILNVALINLLISLTPGVDGWGHLGGAIGGGLFAGLAAPQYKIEKDENGYFLANQTSAGYVWLASLVVLILFAGLTAVRLLS, from the coding sequence GTGACCCAGCCGGCCCCCGGCAGCGATGCCCGGCCTCCCGAAGAGCCCCAGTCCGTCCAGGTAGAAGTGCGCAACCGCCAGGGCCAGCGGCCTTGGGTGGTGTATGCCCTGCTGGCCACCACAATTTCGGTGTTTCTCCTGCAGCTCGGCACCCAAGACCCTCGCCTGGCGATCAACGGCATGGCCTGCGGCAACCTGCCCACCTGCATCGGTGTGAAAATCAACCAACTCATCTTGGAAGGTCAATGGTGGCGGTTGATCACGCCGATTTTGCTGCATGGCAGCTTGCTGCACCTGGGCTTCAATATGTATGCCTTGTATGTATTGGGACCTGAGGTGGAACACCACTACGGGCATCTGACTTTCCTAGTCTTGTATCTGCTTAGCGGTTTTTCGGGCGTGGTGCTCTCCTTCATGTTCACCGTGCAGCCCTCCCTTGGCGCCTCATCCTCCATCTTCGGCATGCTGGCCGCCCATGCCGTCTTCGTCTTCCGCAACCGGAACATCTTTGGCGTACAGGGCCAGGCCGTGATGCGCAGCATCCTCAACGTGGCCCTGATCAATCTGCTGATCAGCCTGACCCCTGGAGTGGACGGATGGGGCCACCTGGGCGGCGCCATTGGCGGCGGTTTGTTTGCCGGCCTGGCTGCCCCCCAGTACAAGATCGAAAAAGACGAGAACGGCTATTTCCTCGCCAACCAAACCTCGGCTGGCTACGTCTGGCTGGCGAGTTTGGTGGTGCTAATTTTGTTTGCTGGTTTGACGGCAGTCAGGCTCTTGAGCTAA
- a CDS encoding guanylate kinase, which produces MTDHTLEFGPPQAPLLIIISGPSGVGKDSVLQRMKDKGLPFHFVVTATTRPQRPEEQEGVDYIFVGREEFAHMIDQNELLEYALVYGDYKGIPKAQVRKALQSGKDVVMRVDVQGAATVRKISPEAILIFLTTASEEELVQRLENRNTESSEDLKLRIATARQEFKRIAEFDYIVVNRDNALDETVDVIKAIIDAEHHRVQPRRVNL; this is translated from the coding sequence ATGACCGACCACACCCTCGAATTCGGCCCCCCGCAGGCCCCTTTGCTGATCATCATCTCCGGCCCATCTGGCGTTGGCAAGGACAGCGTGCTGCAACGCATGAAAGACAAAGGCCTGCCCTTCCATTTTGTGGTCACGGCCACCACCCGGCCGCAGCGCCCGGAAGAGCAGGAGGGTGTGGATTATATTTTTGTGGGCCGTGAAGAATTTGCCCACATGATCGATCAGAATGAATTGCTTGAATACGCCTTGGTCTACGGGGACTACAAAGGCATTCCCAAGGCGCAAGTGCGTAAAGCCCTGCAGAGTGGCAAAGATGTGGTGATGCGCGTGGACGTGCAAGGCGCCGCCACCGTGCGCAAGATCTCGCCCGAGGCCATTCTGATTTTTCTCACCACGGCCAGCGAAGAAGAACTGGTACAGCGCTTAGAGAATCGCAATACCGAGAGCTCTGAGGACCTCAAGCTGCGCATCGCCACGGCCCGTCAGGAATTCAAGCGCATCGCCGAGTTCGACTACATCGTGGTCAACCGTGACAATGCCCTCGACGAGACGGTGGACGTGATCAAAGCCATCATCGATGCCGAACACCACCGCGTCCAGCCCAGACGGGTCAATCTGTGA
- a CDS encoding dTMP kinase — MFITLEGPEGSGKTTQVPLLADFLRGRGHRVLTTREPGGTPIGDQIRQVLFSLDNKAMHPRSEILLFQASRAQLVETVIRPALAEGQLVLCDRYADSTLAYQGYGHGVDLGALREIIHFATGGLQPDLTIFLDIEVEEGLRRRDRGGDWNRLDDYQLDFHRRVRAGYLELIDAEPDRWLVVNAAQPLDAVAAALQDVLQQRLPLLG, encoded by the coding sequence ATGTTCATCACCCTGGAAGGCCCGGAGGGCAGCGGCAAAACCACCCAGGTACCCTTGCTGGCAGATTTTCTGCGCGGCCGGGGTCACCGGGTTCTGACCACGCGTGAGCCGGGCGGCACGCCGATCGGCGACCAGATCCGCCAGGTGCTTTTCAGCCTGGACAACAAAGCCATGCACCCGCGCAGCGAGATCCTGCTCTTTCAGGCTTCGCGGGCCCAACTGGTCGAGACGGTCATTCGTCCCGCCCTGGCCGAGGGCCAGTTGGTGTTGTGTGACCGTTACGCCGACAGCACTCTGGCCTACCAAGGCTATGGGCACGGCGTGGATTTGGGCGCCCTGCGCGAGATCATCCACTTTGCCACTGGCGGCTTGCAGCCCGACCTGACCATCTTTCTCGACATTGAAGTAGAAGAAGGCCTGCGCCGCCGTGACCGTGGCGGCGACTGGAACCGTCTGGACGATTACCAGCTGGACTTCCACCGTCGCGTGCGCGCCGGCTATCTAGAGCTGATCGACGCCGAGCCGGACCGTTGGCTGGTGGTCAACGCCGCCCAGCCGCTGGATGCCGTGGCCGCCGCCCTGCAAGACGTTTTGCAGCAAAGGCTGCCGTTGTTGGGCTAG
- a CDS encoding ABC transporter ATP-binding protein: MYGMRRMLRYEDVPGGTKLDRELLRRVWGYAKPYLGRLSWMLVAIVLVSLIELVPPLLYRDLFDTVLPNQDYNRLTLLGLLMLAVPLLSSVIGLGQRYLSAQIGEGVIFDLRQGMYDHLQRMGLRFFTNTKSGVIISRFEEDVVGAQNAITGTLPSLLTNGVTLLSTLAVMLAIEWRLTLMAIVAVPLFLLPARRVSRILRDIRRQAMDYNAQMSTIVGETLSISGALLSKTFGRQPEERERYRQNNENVRSTGLRRALIGRLFSMWLELAGTIGMVLIFWGGGYFVLQGTISSGSIVAFVAYIFSLYGPIASLSNLQVEFATSMVSFERVFEFLDMPIEIQDKPNAITPASVKGDIRFENVSFSYLDEKEIAKLDERGQDDNQVVVPTRSQALRDISFHIRPGQLAALVGPSGAGKTTATYLLPRLYDPNQGRILLDGNDLRDLKQEWLAHQIGVVTQESYLFHDTVRANLLYARPEATQADLETAARAANIHDMIAGLPNGYDTIVGERGYRMSGGEKQRLSIARVILKDPRILILDEATSHLDSQSEALIQAALEPLMRGRTSLVIAHRLSTILAADVILVLKDGRLVEQGTHAELLALDGLYADLYETQFRHTQTEQTPAV, from the coding sequence ATGTACGGCATGCGCCGCATGCTGCGCTACGAGGATGTGCCCGGCGGCACCAAGCTGGACCGGGAACTGTTGCGCCGCGTCTGGGGTTACGCCAAACCATACCTGGGACGCCTGTCCTGGATGCTGGTGGCGATCGTGCTGGTCTCGCTGATCGAGCTGGTGCCGCCGCTGCTGTACCGGGACTTGTTCGATACGGTATTGCCCAACCAGGATTACAACCGCCTGACCCTCCTGGGCTTGCTCATGCTGGCTGTGCCTTTGCTGAGCAGCGTGATCGGTCTCGGCCAGCGCTACCTCAGCGCCCAGATCGGCGAGGGTGTCATCTTCGACCTGCGCCAGGGCATGTACGACCACCTGCAACGCATGGGTCTGCGCTTTTTTACCAATACCAAATCTGGTGTGATCATCTCGCGCTTTGAAGAAGACGTAGTCGGCGCGCAAAATGCCATTACAGGCACGCTGCCCAGCCTGCTGACCAACGGCGTCACCTTGCTCAGTACCCTGGCGGTCATGCTGGCCATCGAGTGGCGCCTGACCTTGATGGCGATTGTGGCCGTGCCGCTCTTTCTGCTGCCCGCCCGCCGGGTAAGCCGCATTTTGCGCGACATTCGCCGCCAGGCGATGGACTACAACGCCCAAATGTCCACCATCGTGGGCGAGACACTCAGCATCAGCGGCGCGCTGCTTTCCAAGACCTTTGGCCGCCAACCGGAGGAGCGCGAGCGCTATCGCCAGAACAATGAGAATGTGCGCAGCACCGGTCTGCGCCGCGCCTTGATCGGCCGCTTGTTCTCCATGTGGTTGGAACTGGCCGGCACGATCGGCATGGTGCTCATCTTCTGGGGCGGCGGCTATTTCGTGCTGCAGGGCACCATCAGCTCCGGCAGCATTGTTGCCTTCGTCGCCTACATTTTCAGCTTGTACGGGCCGATCGCCTCGCTTTCCAACCTGCAGGTGGAATTCGCCACCTCGATGGTCAGCTTTGAGCGCGTCTTTGAATTTTTGGATATGCCGATCGAGATCCAAGACAAGCCCAACGCGATCACGCCGGCCAGTGTGAAGGGCGATATTCGTTTTGAGAATGTCTCTTTCAGCTATCTGGACGAGAAAGAAATCGCCAAACTGGACGAGCGTGGTCAAGACGACAATCAAGTCGTGGTGCCTACCCGCAGCCAGGCGCTTCGCGATATCAGCTTTCACATCCGGCCCGGGCAGTTGGCCGCTCTGGTTGGCCCCAGTGGCGCGGGCAAAACCACGGCCACTTATCTGCTGCCGCGCCTCTATGACCCAAACCAGGGCCGTATTCTGCTGGACGGCAATGACCTGCGCGATCTGAAGCAGGAATGGCTGGCGCACCAGATCGGCGTGGTCACGCAGGAGAGCTACCTGTTCCACGACACAGTACGTGCTAACCTGCTTTACGCCCGCCCGGAGGCGACCCAGGCCGATCTGGAAACCGCTGCCAGGGCTGCCAACATTCACGACATGATCGCCGGCCTGCCCAACGGCTACGACACCATCGTGGGTGAGCGCGGCTACCGCATGAGTGGCGGCGAAAAGCAACGCCTCTCCATTGCCCGCGTGATTCTCAAGGACCCGCGCATCCTCATTCTGGACGAGGCCACCTCGCACCTCGACTCGCAGTCCGAGGCGCTGATCCAGGCCGCGCTGGAACCGCTGATGCGCGGCCGCACCAGTCTGGTCATCGCCCACCGCTTGTCCACCATCCTGGCGGCGGATGTCATCCTGGTGCTCAAGGACGGCCGCCTGGTGGAGCAGGGCACCCACGCCGAGCTGCTGGCTCTGGATGGCCTGTACGCTGATCTCTACGAGACCCAGTTCCGCCATACCCAAACAGAACAGACGCCTGCCGTTTAG
- a CDS encoding PPOX class F420-dependent oxidoreductase, with protein MFTQTELEYIRSQKLARIGTASAEGRPDVAAVAFDFDGEYFYISGYVNQRTHKYRNTKANPRASLVIDDLASERPWKPRGIKLFASVDFVQRSGYVGEKEYLRLKPLRKHAWGLD; from the coding sequence ATGTTTACCCAAACCGAACTGGAGTACATTCGTTCGCAGAAGCTGGCCCGCATTGGCACCGCCTCTGCGGAAGGCCGCCCGGACGTGGCGGCAGTGGCCTTCGACTTCGATGGGGAATACTTTTACATCAGCGGTTACGTTAACCAACGCACGCACAAGTACCGCAACACCAAGGCCAACCCGCGCGCTTCGCTGGTTATCGACGATCTGGCCAGTGAGCGGCCCTGGAAGCCGCGCGGCATCAAGCTGTTCGCCTCAGTAGACTTTGTGCAGCGCAGCGGCTATGTTGGCGAGAAGGAATACCTGCGTCTGAAGCCTTTGCGCAAGCATGCCTGGGGTTTGGACTAG
- a CDS encoding response regulator transcription factor, protein MAEASAAIRVAILAPTPALRSGLRALLAAGEEMDIFAEAAVAEQLSLVDDVDVLVLSGGENALPDLRPWLEELETPAGLVMLSEEPRAARSLASLPLRAWGILSAEASEEELLAAVQAVHHGLLAGAPQFLQPLLGTPPEADEDLIEELSEREGQVLQLLAEGLPNKQIALELGISEHTAKFHVSAIYAKLGVTNRTEALRRGARLGLITL, encoded by the coding sequence ATGGCTGAGGCGTCAGCCGCCATCCGGGTCGCCATTCTGGCGCCCACCCCGGCGCTGCGCAGCGGTTTGCGCGCCCTGCTGGCCGCCGGCGAAGAGATGGATATCTTCGCCGAGGCGGCCGTGGCCGAGCAACTGTCGCTGGTAGACGATGTGGATGTGCTGGTGCTGTCTGGCGGTGAGAACGCCCTGCCAGACCTGCGGCCCTGGCTGGAAGAGTTGGAGACGCCTGCTGGTCTGGTAATGCTCAGCGAGGAGCCCCGCGCGGCCCGCAGCCTGGCAAGCCTGCCGCTCCGGGCCTGGGGCATACTCTCCGCCGAAGCCAGCGAAGAGGAATTGCTGGCCGCCGTGCAGGCCGTGCATCACGGTCTGCTGGCCGGTGCGCCGCAATTCCTGCAGCCGCTGCTGGGGACGCCGCCCGAGGCGGACGAAGACCTGATCGAGGAGCTGAGCGAACGTGAGGGTCAGGTGCTGCAGCTTCTCGCTGAAGGCTTGCCTAACAAGCAAATTGCGCTGGAACTGGGCATCAGCGAACACACCGCCAAGTTCCACGTCTCGGCGATCTATGCCAAGCTGGGCGTCACCAACCGGACAGAGGCGCTGCGGCGCGGAGCGCGCCTGGGCTTGATCACTCTCTAA
- a CDS encoding trypsin-like peptidase domain-containing protein, whose amino-acid sequence MSKNTELHTLSNALSAAVEAAGASVVSVAARRRIPASGVVIRPGIVLTASHVVQEDEIRVTLPGGQELAAELLGRDPGSDLAVLKLAEETGQPAQTAAAQVGQLALALGRPGSSVQASLGIVSAAGGPVPLRRGGVLQAYLRTDAVPYPGFSGGPLVDVEGRVLGINTSGLGWGAGLTIPAEQAWQIAASIEEHGGIKRGFLGLRSQLVELSTEARKALGREQAAGLLVINVEDESPAAAAGLIVGDVLTGLGGQPVEDHDDLMLHLNQTAGQASALDVLRGGQPQSLPVTVGEQVWEGKHRRRGRRFGFGEHRHGHHENKHGRGRKR is encoded by the coding sequence ATGTCAAAGAATACTGAGTTACACACCTTGTCCAATGCCCTGAGCGCCGCAGTAGAAGCGGCCGGGGCTTCCGTGGTCAGCGTGGCTGCCCGCCGGCGTATCCCCGCCAGCGGCGTGGTCATTCGCCCCGGGATCGTCCTGACCGCCAGCCATGTGGTGCAGGAAGACGAAATCCGCGTGACCCTGCCCGGCGGCCAGGAACTGGCCGCCGAGCTGCTGGGCCGCGACCCAGGCAGTGACCTGGCCGTGCTGAAGCTGGCCGAAGAAACCGGCCAACCGGCGCAAACTGCCGCCGCCCAGGTGGGCCAGCTGGCCTTGGCGCTGGGCCGGCCGGGCAGCAGCGTACAAGCCAGCCTGGGCATCGTCAGCGCGGCAGGCGGCCCGGTGCCGTTGCGCCGCGGCGGCGTGCTGCAGGCCTACCTGCGCACAGATGCAGTACCTTACCCCGGTTTCTCCGGCGGCCCGTTGGTGGACGTCGAAGGCCGCGTCCTGGGCATCAACACCTCAGGCTTGGGTTGGGGCGCCGGTCTGACCATCCCGGCCGAACAGGCCTGGCAAATCGCCGCCTCCATTGAGGAGCACGGCGGCATCAAGCGCGGTTTCCTGGGTTTGCGCAGCCAACTGGTGGAGCTTTCCACTGAGGCGCGCAAGGCGCTGGGCCGTGAACAAGCGGCTGGTTTGCTGGTCATCAATGTCGAGGATGAGAGCCCGGCGGCGGCCGCCGGCCTGATCGTGGGCGACGTGCTCACTGGTCTGGGCGGCCAACCCGTGGAGGACCACGACGACCTGATGCTGCATCTCAACCAGACCGCCGGACAGGCCAGCGCACTGGATGTGCTGCGCGGCGGCCAGCCGCAATCCCTGCCCGTCACCGTGGGTGAGCAGGTCTGGGAAGGCAAGCATCGCCGTCGCGGCCGCCGCTTTGGCTTCGGCGAGCATCGTCACGGGCATCACGAGAATAAGCATGGCCGGGGGCGCAAGCGCTAA
- a CDS encoding peptidylprolyl isomerase, with product MADNIVAKDTVVKLAYTLTVDGEIIDMADEQDAIEFLQGHRNIISGLESQLDGMKVGESKTVSVSAEEGYGAVDEDAFDEVPLSEFPEDVTPEMDMELELKDAEGNDLYGRIVAIGDESVTMDFNHPLAGKELHFEIKVVDVRPATAEEIAHGHVHSHGDHHHH from the coding sequence ATGGCAGACAATATTGTGGCGAAAGACACCGTGGTCAAACTGGCTTACACCCTGACCGTGGACGGCGAAATCATTGATATGGCCGACGAGCAGGATGCGATCGAATTCCTGCAGGGCCACCGCAACATTATCAGCGGGCTGGAGAGCCAGCTGGACGGCATGAAAGTCGGCGAGAGCAAGACAGTCAGCGTCTCGGCCGAGGAAGGCTATGGCGCAGTCGATGAGGACGCCTTTGACGAAGTGCCGCTGAGCGAGTTCCCGGAAGACGTCACCCCGGAAATGGATATGGAACTGGAGCTCAAAGACGCGGAAGGCAATGACCTGTATGGGCGCATCGTCGCCATTGGCGACGAGAGCGTGACCATGGACTTCAACCACCCGCTGGCGGGCAAGGAACTGCACTTCGAGATCAAGGTCGTCGACGTGCGCCCCGCCACCGCTGAAGAGATCGCCCACGGACACGTGCACTCCCACGGCGACCATCACCACCACTAA
- a CDS encoding amino acid racemase — translation MSKHIGIVGVSYEGAALCYRTICQEGKDWLGMYEHPQVTMHTFNMNDYKKPSDAENWAQVGELLLASAQILANAGADFVICPDNTVHVSLDPLLARSPLPWLHIAEEVAAAAALAGYRRLGILGTQPLMEGPVYPSRLEPVGLQWRTPDLPARQSVHQYIVEELIYGTVLPETRAYFQGLIQEFAEAGCDAVVLGCTEIPLLINPEDSVLPTLDSTRLLARAALQAAL, via the coding sequence ATGAGCAAACACATTGGCATTGTCGGCGTCTCCTATGAAGGCGCTGCCTTGTGTTATCGCACCATCTGCCAGGAGGGCAAGGACTGGCTGGGGATGTACGAACACCCCCAAGTGACGATGCACACCTTCAACATGAATGATTACAAGAAGCCCTCGGACGCTGAGAACTGGGCTCAAGTGGGCGAATTGCTGCTGGCCTCTGCCCAGATCCTGGCCAATGCCGGGGCAGACTTTGTGATTTGCCCGGACAATACCGTGCATGTCTCGCTCGATCCGCTCTTGGCGCGTTCCCCGCTGCCCTGGCTGCACATCGCCGAAGAGGTGGCCGCTGCAGCCGCTCTGGCGGGCTATCGCCGGCTCGGCATCCTCGGCACTCAGCCGCTGATGGAAGGCCCGGTGTACCCCAGCCGGCTGGAGCCGGTGGGTTTGCAGTGGCGCACGCCGGACCTCCCGGCCCGCCAGAGCGTCCATCAATACATTGTCGAAGAGCTGATCTACGGCACCGTGCTGCCGGAGACGCGAGCCTACTTCCAGGGCTTGATTCAAGAATTCGCCGAGGCGGGTTGTGATGCCGTGGTGCTGGGCTGCACCGAGATCCCGCTGCTGATCAACCCCGAAGATTCGGTACTGCCCACGCTCGATTCGACCCGCCTGCTGGCGCGGGCCGCCCTGCAAGCCGCGCTCTGA
- a CDS encoding AAA family ATPase, translated as MTRREITDDLDALLSALPKDIERAVRERNHTADLLEVILDLGRMPTVRTSSEEAVVLEREITHEDIAHVVQGLGDFDEDNRAGIERTLHRISGIRNRRGDVVGLTLRVGRAVFGTFDIIKDLIEDGKSLLLLGRPGVGKTTLLREAARYLAEGKRVVIVDTSNEIGGDGDVPHPAVGRARRMQVATPSRQHEVMIEAVENHNPEVIVIDEIGRELEAMAARTIAERGVQLIGTAHGNSLENLMLNPTLSDLVGGIESVTLSDEEARRRGTQKTVLERRSPPTFDVLVEIQHRNTLAVHRDVAAAVDALLRGYPLSPELRTRGENGEVHIQAGMAPPRQPARGNSNGGSSGPRRSEAAPIASEQAYARRPAGEQAELDMELPPRRSSATNLKPVRIYPYGVARNRLANAAKRLGLPVVPVNEAGEADVLVTLRSYYRKRQRAIVDAEQRGTPVYVLRANTITQMERFLSGLFDLPGAAEEEASVEDQMQSTQQAINAVLNGERWVELAPASSYVRRLQHALAQQSNLVSHSYGKEPNRRVRIFRE; from the coding sequence ATGACACGACGAGAAATCACAGACGATCTGGACGCCCTGCTTTCCGCCCTGCCTAAAGATATTGAGCGGGCGGTGCGCGAGCGCAATCACACCGCCGATCTACTGGAAGTGATCCTGGACCTGGGGCGCATGCCCACCGTGCGCACGTCCAGCGAAGAAGCTGTGGTGCTGGAGCGCGAGATCACCCATGAGGACATCGCTCATGTGGTTCAAGGTCTGGGCGATTTTGACGAGGACAACCGCGCCGGCATCGAGCGCACCCTGCACCGCATCTCCGGCATTCGCAACCGCCGCGGCGACGTCGTCGGCCTGACGCTGCGCGTTGGCCGCGCCGTCTTCGGCACCTTTGACATCATCAAAGATCTGATCGAAGATGGAAAAAGCCTGCTGCTGCTGGGCCGCCCCGGTGTGGGCAAGACCACCCTGCTGCGTGAAGCGGCGCGCTATTTGGCTGAGGGCAAGCGCGTGGTGATCGTCGACACGTCCAACGAGATCGGCGGCGACGGCGACGTGCCGCACCCGGCGGTGGGCCGCGCCCGCCGCATGCAGGTGGCCACGCCCTCACGCCAGCACGAAGTCATGATTGAAGCCGTGGAAAACCACAACCCGGAGGTGATCGTCATCGACGAGATCGGCCGTGAGCTGGAAGCTATGGCCGCCCGAACCATCGCCGAGCGCGGTGTGCAGTTGATCGGTACAGCCCATGGCAATTCACTCGAAAATCTGATGCTCAACCCGACCTTGTCCGACCTGGTCGGCGGTATCGAATCCGTCACCCTTTCCGACGAAGAAGCCCGCCGCCGCGGCACCCAGAAGACCGTGCTGGAACGCCGCTCGCCGCCCACGTTTGACGTGCTGGTGGAGATCCAACACCGCAACACCCTGGCGGTGCACCGCGATGTGGCCGCCGCGGTGGATGCCTTGCTGCGCGGCTATCCGCTTTCGCCGGAGCTGCGCACCCGCGGCGAAAATGGCGAAGTCCACATCCAGGCCGGCATGGCCCCGCCGCGCCAACCGGCGCGCGGCAACAGCAATGGCGGCTCCTCCGGCCCGCGGCGCAGCGAAGCGGCGCCTATAGCGTCGGAGCAGGCCTATGCCCGCCGCCCGGCAGGCGAACAGGCCGAGCTGGACATGGAATTGCCGCCGCGGCGCAGTTCAGCCACCAACCTTAAACCCGTGCGCATTTATCCTTATGGCGTGGCCCGCAACCGCCTGGCGAACGCCGCCAAGCGCCTGGGTTTGCCGGTGGTGCCGGTCAACGAAGCGGGCGAGGCAGACGTGCTGGTCACGCTGCGCTCGTATTACCGTAAGCGCCAGCGCGCCATCGTGGATGCCGAGCAGCGCGGCACGCCGGTGTATGTGCTGCGCGCCAACACCATCACCCAAATGGAGCGCTTCCTGAGCGGCCTGTTCGACCTGCCCGGCGCGGCAGAAGAAGAGGCCAGCGTGGAGGACCAGATGCAATCCACGCAGCAGGCGATCAATGCGGTCCTTAACGGTGAACGCTGGGTGGAATTGGCCCCGGCCAGTTCGTATGTACGCAGGCTGCAACACGCCCTGGCGCAGCAGTCCAATCTGGTCTCGCACTCCTACGGCAAAGAGCCCAACCGGCGCGTGCGCATCTTCCGCGAATAA